One Gordonia pseudamarae genomic window, CACCGTCACCATACCCGTACGTATCCGCCACGCCACGTGCTTCGTCGCGGGCTTCACCGCCGACGCGACCGCGGTGTCGGCGGCCATCGCGCGGGCCGGCGACGGCACAACGCGCCTGCGGCCGCTGCAGATCCGGCCGGGCCGCACCATGTGCATGCTGGTCTTCGTCGACTACATCGACGGCGATCTCGGGCCGTACAACGAGTTCGGTGTGTGCTTCCTCGTCGAGGACCCCGCGGATCCACCTGCCTCGCGGATCGCGGCGCTGCGGGCCCTGGCCAAGGGCGACGCCCGTGCGCTCATCCACCGGCTGCCGGTCGACGGCGAATTCACCCTGGCCGCCGGCCGCGGAATCTGGGGCTTCCCCAAGACCCTCGCCCACTTCGACGTCGACCACGACTCCGCCACCAAACACGGCCGGGTGAGCGCCGACGGCAGGCTGATCGTCGACGTGTCCGTCCGCAAGGGTCTGCGCGTACCCGACACCTCCGGCGACACCGTACTGAATGCCTATTCGCAGCTCGACGGGGTGCTACGGGCCACACCGTGGCGGATGACCGGCACGGCCGGAACCCGCACCCGGCTGGGCGGGGCGTCGCTGACCCTCGGTGACCACGAGATCGCGCGGGAGCTTTCCGGGCTGAAGCTGAGCCGCCGCGCACTGATGACCAGTTCGGTCGGCCATCTGGAAATGTCCTTCGGTGACGCCGAAACAGTCGACCCGACTGGTAACAGTGCGGTGTAGTTCAAGCGATCTACTTTTTCGAAAGGCCCGACAGGGACGGGTACTCTGAGCCCCGACCTCTTCCCTTAGGAGAACAATCGTGAAACGCACCTTGGCGGTCTCCGCCGCGCTCGCAGGCCTCGCGACCGCGCTGACAGTGCCCGGCACCGCCGACGCAGCCCCCCGGATCACCCCGCACACGGCACCTGCCGGGTCCGACATCACGTACACACTGTGGTCCGATTCCCGCCGCAACGTGTACCACTACTACGGCTTCAAGGGCGCGCTCATCACGACCAACCACCACGCGCGGTTCAGCGACACCGGCGGCGGCGCGTACACCCTGTCCGTTACTTTCAAGGCCCAGCGGACACAGCCTGCGGGCATCCGCATCCGGTCCGGCAGCGGTAAGTACGCCAAATGCGAGGTCCGTATCGACGGCCGGCGCGTGGACTCGGCCCGCAACGTCAGCGGCGGCTTCGCGGTCTGCTGATCGCCGGCCCACCAGAGTCACCCACCCGGGTCCGTCCCGTCGACAAGGAGACAAGGTCGTGAAACGACGCTTCGCCACTGCCGCGGCTGCCCTCGGCATCGCCGCCGGCGCACTGACCGCGCCCACCACCGCGGACGCCGCACCGGCCATCACGCCGCACACCGCCGCCAAAGGCTCGCTGATCACCTACACGTACTGGTCGGACACAGCGCGCAACACGTTCAGCTACTACGGCCAGAACGGTACGCTGATGAAGCGCACCTACTCGCACTTCGGCCCCAACCCGAGCGGACACGGCCGCGAGAAGTATCGCCTGCGCCTTTCGCACCGCGCCTCGACGAAGCAACCGGCCGGAACGGAGATCACCTCTCGCGGCAGCTACGCGCGCTGCGAGGTACGCATCAACGGCCGGATCGTCGATGCGGCCACCAACGGCAGCGGCGGCTCGGCCAACTGCTGATCCACCCGATTTATGTGATGCGCGCCATAGGTTGTGCGTCTGGGAGAATCCTGTGCGCTGTCCGGGTCCGCGGGTAGTGTGCCTCATGCAAACCACGTCGCCGCACCAACGCGACCAGGACGGAGTGCCAGTGTTGAAATCTGCCAGCAGACGGACCGGTGTTCGCACGCGCGGCAAGCGCGCAGCGGCCATCGCGGTGGTCGCGGCCCTGATCCCGCTCGCCGGCGGAGGCATCGCGCAGGCCGCGCCTCAGAAGGCGGCGAAGGTCGAGGCCAAGGTCCAGGTCGACAAGCAGGAAGTGACGGTGTCCGTCTACTCCCCGTCGATGGACAAGGTCATACCGGTCACCGTGCTGACCCCGCACGATCAGAGCAAGGCACGCTCGGTCTTCTACCTGCTCAACGGTGCCGGTGGCGGCGAGGACGGCGCCACCTGGAACGCCAAGACCAAGTACAAGCAGTACTTCAAGAACAAGAACGTCTTCGTGGTCACCCCCATCGGTGGCGCGTTCTCCTACTACACCGACTGGCAGAAGGACGACCCGAAGCTCGGCCGCAGCAAGTGGCAGACCTTCCTCACCAAGGAACTCCCGCCGATCATCGACGCGAATTTCAAGACCACCAAGGTCAACGCGATCGGTGGCATCTCGATGGCCGGCACCAGCGTTCTGAACATCGCGATCGCCGCGCCCGGGCTGTACAAGTCGGTGGCCGGCTTCAGCGGCTGCGCCAGAACCAGTGATCCGCTCGGCCAGGAATACATCAAGCAGGTCGTGGAGGTTCGCGGCGGCGGCGACATGACGAACATGTGGGGCCCGCTCACGGGCGCCGGCTGGCGCAAGAACGACCCGTACCTCAACGCGGCCAAGCTCCGTGGCACCAAGATCTACCTCACCACCGGAAGCGGGCTCCCCGGTAAGCGCGACGGTCTCCACGATCAGCCCAAGGGCAACGCATTGGTCTGGGCCGACCTGCTCATCGTCGGCGGTGGTATCGAGGCCGCGGCCAACCTGTGCACGCATCAGATGGTCGACAAGCTCAATCAGTTGAAGATCCCGGTCAACGTGGACTTCCGTCCCACCGGTACCCATTCGTGGGCCTACTGGGAAGGCGACCTGCACCGCACCTGGCCCAAGCTCGCCAAGGATCTCGGCGCCTGAATCACCACCGCACACAAGCCCCGGCCGCACGGCCGGGGCTTGTGTCGTTCACGGGCCGGCCGGACGCCCGGAGTAGGTTGGTGAGGGCCACCTTGATCAAAGGAGTACACATGATGTTGAGAAGGCC contains:
- a CDS encoding acetoacetate decarboxylase family protein, whose translation is MPADPTPPTHQILDRTVTIPVRIRHATCFVAGFTADATAVSAAIARAGDGTTRLRPLQIRPGRTMCMLVFVDYIDGDLGPYNEFGVCFLVEDPADPPASRIAALRALAKGDARALIHRLPVDGEFTLAAGRGIWGFPKTLAHFDVDHDSATKHGRVSADGRLIVDVSVRKGLRVPDTSGDTVLNAYSQLDGVLRATPWRMTGTAGTRTRLGGASLTLGDHEIARELSGLKLSRRALMTSSVGHLEMSFGDAETVDPTGNSAV
- a CDS encoding alpha/beta hydrolase gives rise to the protein MQTTSPHQRDQDGVPVLKSASRRTGVRTRGKRAAAIAVVAALIPLAGGGIAQAAPQKAAKVEAKVQVDKQEVTVSVYSPSMDKVIPVTVLTPHDQSKARSVFYLLNGAGGGEDGATWNAKTKYKQYFKNKNVFVVTPIGGAFSYYTDWQKDDPKLGRSKWQTFLTKELPPIIDANFKTTKVNAIGGISMAGTSVLNIAIAAPGLYKSVAGFSGCARTSDPLGQEYIKQVVEVRGGGDMTNMWGPLTGAGWRKNDPYLNAAKLRGTKIYLTTGSGLPGKRDGLHDQPKGNALVWADLLIVGGGIEAAANLCTHQMVDKLNQLKIPVNVDFRPTGTHSWAYWEGDLHRTWPKLAKDLGA